A window of the Zeugodacus cucurbitae isolate PBARC_wt_2022May chromosome 4, idZeuCucr1.2, whole genome shotgun sequence genome harbors these coding sequences:
- the LOC105215591 gene encoding zygotic gap protein knirps isoform X1: MAEMMDVCVPEVGLNMMNQTCKVCGEPAAGFHFGAFTCEGCKSFFGRSYNNLSSISECKNNGKCVIDKKNRTTCKACRLRKCYTVGMSKGGSRYGRRSNWFKIHCLLQEQQQQALDAANKAAAAAAGGNVGGAPNAAGGFGDMANAAAAAAAAAAAKQHMQALNPHMAAASGLLGYPGYHLPDMMAQAAPFMTAAARHPAADAAGSLPFFSMMNTLPNMGVNAQSAFQLPPHLLFPAAAAAAAYHPNAAAAAAAAADAAYRNEMYKHRQSVDSAASSESAQRYSPQIAAGAAAAAEQQMREEQEAARHSPELCVSGGDEEDEDELDVHSPSPATVQQTHQQQIYQQMHAQQQQQHQIHSPIAIRASPQTTAPLSSSPLCVPVPTSALTPNSVNSPTHQPSSPTPTTDAAALSFAAKMQSLSPVSVCSIGAENMNTQQHCAMDAQDGPMDLSMKPSSSTSRASTRLSGDCDMNCDLSEEEQAVLDTRRKYYYNSDHSESDTSSDDSSAANKRQKMIDEGYNSAGYASSHGSTVSTASATSMHGIFVCV, encoded by the exons ATGGCAGAAatgatggatgtgtgtgtgcccGAAGTTGGTCTTAATATG ATGAATCAAACATGCAAAGTATGTGGTGAACCAGCCGCCGGTTTCCATTTTGGCGCTTTCACATGCGAGGGCTGCAAG TCCTTCTTCGGTCGCTCGTACAACAATCTCTCGTCCATTAGCGAATGCAAGAATAACGGCAAATGCGTGATCGACAAGAAGAATCGCACCACCTGCAAAGCTTGCCGTCTACGCAAATGCTACACAGTTGGCATGTCAAAGGGTGGCTCACGCTATGGGCGCCGTTCCAACTGGTTCAAAATCCATTGTCTGCTGCAGGAACAGCAACAGCAAGCTTTAGATGCCGCCAACAAGGCAGCCGCTGCTGCGGCCGGCGGTAATGTCGGTGGTGCACCAAATGCCGCTGGCGGTTTTGGTGATATGGCCAATGCTgcagccgctgctgctgccgctgccgccgccAAACAACACATGCAAGCATTGAATCCACACATGGCTGCCGCCAGCGGTTTGCTCGGCTATCCCGGTTACCATTTGCCCGATATGATGGCACAGGCTGCGCCTTTCATGACCGCCGCAGCACGTCATCCCGCTGCCGACGCCGCCGGTTCGTTGCCGTTCTTCAGCATGATGAATACACTGCCGAATATGGGTGTGAATGCACAGTCCGCATTCCAGTTGCCACCACATTTACTGTTccccgccgccgccgctgccgctgcctATCATCCAAatgccgccgctgctgctgccgcagCCGCTGATGCCGCTTACCGCAATGAAATGTACAAACATCGTCAGTCCGTGGATTCGGCTGCCTCAAGTGAATCGGCACAACGTTATTCGCCACAAATTGCCGCCGGCGCTGCAGCTGCTGCAGAACAACAAATGCGTGAAGAACAGGAAGCAGCGCGTCACTCACCGGAACTGTGCGTATCGGGCGGTGATGAGGAGGATGAAGATGAATTGGATGTGCATTCGCCTTCACCAGCTACTGTACAAcaaacacaccaacaacaaatctACCAACAAAtgcacgcacaacaacaacagcaacaccaaataCACAGTCCGATCGCGATACGCGCTTCCCCACAAACCACCGCACCGCTCAGCAGCTCACCCCTGTGCGTGCCCGTGCCCACCTCCGCGCTCACACCCAACTCCGTGAATTCGCCCACACACCAACCCAGCTCACCGACACCCACAACCGATGCCGCTGCACTCTCCTTCGCCGCCAAAATGCAATCACTCTCACCCGTCTCCGTCTGCTCCATCGGCGCAGAGAACATGAACACACAGCAACACTGCGCCATGGACGCGCAGGACGGTCCTATGGATCTGAGCATGAAGCCCAGCAGCTCCACATCGCGTGCCTCGACGCGTCTCAGCGGCGATTGTGACATGAACTGCGATCTGAGCGAAGAGGAGCAAGCCGTGTTGGATACACGTCGCAAGTACTATTACAACAGCGATCACAGCGAGTCCGATACCTCGTCGGATGACAGCAGCGCCGCCAACAAGCGTCAGAAGATGATCGATGAGGGCTACAATTCGGCGGGCTATGCATCCTCGCATGGTTCCACCGTGTCGACAGCGTCCGCGACCAGCATGCACGGTATCTTTGTGTGCGTCTAA
- the LOC105215591 gene encoding zygotic gap protein knirps isoform X2 gives MNQTCKVCGEPAAGFHFGAFTCEGCKSFFGRSYNNLSSISECKNNGKCVIDKKNRTTCKACRLRKCYTVGMSKGGSRYGRRSNWFKIHCLLQEQQQQALDAANKAAAAAAGGNVGGAPNAAGGFGDMANAAAAAAAAAAAKQHMQALNPHMAAASGLLGYPGYHLPDMMAQAAPFMTAAARHPAADAAGSLPFFSMMNTLPNMGVNAQSAFQLPPHLLFPAAAAAAAYHPNAAAAAAAAADAAYRNEMYKHRQSVDSAASSESAQRYSPQIAAGAAAAAEQQMREEQEAARHSPELCVSGGDEEDEDELDVHSPSPATVQQTHQQQIYQQMHAQQQQQHQIHSPIAIRASPQTTAPLSSSPLCVPVPTSALTPNSVNSPTHQPSSPTPTTDAAALSFAAKMQSLSPVSVCSIGAENMNTQQHCAMDAQDGPMDLSMKPSSSTSRASTRLSGDCDMNCDLSEEEQAVLDTRRKYYYNSDHSESDTSSDDSSAANKRQKMIDEGYNSAGYASSHGSTVSTASATSMHGIFVCV, from the exons ATGAATCAAACATGCAAAGTATGTGGTGAACCAGCCGCCGGTTTCCATTTTGGCGCTTTCACATGCGAGGGCTGCAAG TCCTTCTTCGGTCGCTCGTACAACAATCTCTCGTCCATTAGCGAATGCAAGAATAACGGCAAATGCGTGATCGACAAGAAGAATCGCACCACCTGCAAAGCTTGCCGTCTACGCAAATGCTACACAGTTGGCATGTCAAAGGGTGGCTCACGCTATGGGCGCCGTTCCAACTGGTTCAAAATCCATTGTCTGCTGCAGGAACAGCAACAGCAAGCTTTAGATGCCGCCAACAAGGCAGCCGCTGCTGCGGCCGGCGGTAATGTCGGTGGTGCACCAAATGCCGCTGGCGGTTTTGGTGATATGGCCAATGCTgcagccgctgctgctgccgctgccgccgccAAACAACACATGCAAGCATTGAATCCACACATGGCTGCCGCCAGCGGTTTGCTCGGCTATCCCGGTTACCATTTGCCCGATATGATGGCACAGGCTGCGCCTTTCATGACCGCCGCAGCACGTCATCCCGCTGCCGACGCCGCCGGTTCGTTGCCGTTCTTCAGCATGATGAATACACTGCCGAATATGGGTGTGAATGCACAGTCCGCATTCCAGTTGCCACCACATTTACTGTTccccgccgccgccgctgccgctgcctATCATCCAAatgccgccgctgctgctgccgcagCCGCTGATGCCGCTTACCGCAATGAAATGTACAAACATCGTCAGTCCGTGGATTCGGCTGCCTCAAGTGAATCGGCACAACGTTATTCGCCACAAATTGCCGCCGGCGCTGCAGCTGCTGCAGAACAACAAATGCGTGAAGAACAGGAAGCAGCGCGTCACTCACCGGAACTGTGCGTATCGGGCGGTGATGAGGAGGATGAAGATGAATTGGATGTGCATTCGCCTTCACCAGCTACTGTACAAcaaacacaccaacaacaaatctACCAACAAAtgcacgcacaacaacaacagcaacaccaaataCACAGTCCGATCGCGATACGCGCTTCCCCACAAACCACCGCACCGCTCAGCAGCTCACCCCTGTGCGTGCCCGTGCCCACCTCCGCGCTCACACCCAACTCCGTGAATTCGCCCACACACCAACCCAGCTCACCGACACCCACAACCGATGCCGCTGCACTCTCCTTCGCCGCCAAAATGCAATCACTCTCACCCGTCTCCGTCTGCTCCATCGGCGCAGAGAACATGAACACACAGCAACACTGCGCCATGGACGCGCAGGACGGTCCTATGGATCTGAGCATGAAGCCCAGCAGCTCCACATCGCGTGCCTCGACGCGTCTCAGCGGCGATTGTGACATGAACTGCGATCTGAGCGAAGAGGAGCAAGCCGTGTTGGATACACGTCGCAAGTACTATTACAACAGCGATCACAGCGAGTCCGATACCTCGTCGGATGACAGCAGCGCCGCCAACAAGCGTCAGAAGATGATCGATGAGGGCTACAATTCGGCGGGCTATGCATCCTCGCATGGTTCCACCGTGTCGACAGCGTCCGCGACCAGCATGCACGGTATCTTTGTGTGCGTCTAA